TGAAGAAATGAAAAATCATaatgttttacatttttttaaaatgtatttaAAGAGGGTTATTCAAGTACAATTTTTCAACTAAATTCTACATTTTTATAGCTTTTAATATGGTTGATGATCAACTATGTGACCTATATCTTGCTGATTAATAATGTGAGATATATCAATATGAAATATATCAGCGATGtagatttaatataaatttatttcatttttactCATTAATATTCTGTGCCTGTTAAGAGTTTTAGTAGTGTACTATAACCTTTCTTtagttaatttataaaaataataaactaccTCTGGCTTAAGACATGTCTTTggataacttttaaaattttaattttagttttcaacCTTTTGCTTAGTaatgctttaattttaataatttttaaactctAGTAATATAGCATATTTATggttcttttatttaatttttatataataaaaaagaagctaagttttaattaatttcatatGTAGTTATGCATGACTCTATATAAACNNNNNNNNNNNNNNNNNNNNNNNNNNNNNNNNNNNNNNNNNNNNNCtctcaaaaattaatttgagaGTTAATGATGATGTAAGTGATTTGCGAATTTTGCAACATGTCAAAAGTATTCATGTTCCAACAAAATAGAAGTGATTATGGAagcttcatattttttttcccGTGTTTTTAGTATATCTTCCTATAATTTATCTATCAATTTATGTAGGTGAGGTTATTAACAAGAGATATAGATGCATTCAATACAAGAAAAATAAGGtcacttaaagaaaaaaaagtgcttAAGGTGCATGTTGTCAAAGGATGCAATAAAGTTAGAAAATtgtgtttgaactttgaaggtTTAACTGATGAAGTGGTAGGATGAAATTACAATTTAGAAATGGACCATGACCTTATCCAAGTAATGGAGAGGTACATACACATGCTTGAAATGGATGATAGCAAATTTTTCCATTTCTATATTACTAGATATAACCCCGTAAATGATACAAGAAGGAGGCTTCAATAGGTTGTTTATGACGATGAGGTGAAACTGAAATCACTTATAAAACTTTGTATCCTGTGACATAATGCATTCAGAAACGACAAATTTTTACTTAACAAAAGAGTAGGAACTTGTTGTTAGTCATTTTTACTAAGATTTTCCTTTAGTATCTAGATCTAAGTTGCGGTGTTGTGTAATGTCAACTTGgtgttgctatttttttttttatattttggtttgCCTTTATTTTGTGCACTACTTTTGGAGCTTGGCGTCTTTAATATAGAAGTACTTAGTACAATCGCACTACAACATTCAATTAGTCTTTTGTTTGTACgttctttttaaaattcaatctttATCTATATAATGTGCCGTTACGATCTGttgaaatcaattaaaaaaaaacacgaTGTAGGTAACATAGAATTTTAATAATCTATTTTCAAATGCAAAGATATCACATTacatttttatacaaaatcaaatgcttaatattaaaaagaatattaacTAACCTCCATGACTTAACtataacatttttcattcatatTTATATACCAATAAATTATACCAATAAATGTCAAATATTCATGAGTAATAGTTATAGTGTACTAAAAAGAAAGTCTAAACATTTAAAGGAGTTAAGTCTTAAAGTGGCCCTGAAGTTATactcaagactcaaagtagTCCTTAAAGTTAATAATTACCCATTTTTGTTCCTGAAGTTGTATTTTGCGATCCAGAATCGTCCTTCAGGCACATTCCGTCCATTTGGCGCCACTGGAAAGCTGATTTAGATTCCTCTGTGACATGCTGGATACGTAACGACTAGCTGATGTGaattagtaaatatttttagtgCAATTTGGTccctaaattaaaattaaaaatcctaatccccaaatttaaaaatcactgTCTCTCTGCATTAccccctctcttctcttctctttaatAAACCTTGCATTCATGTATAGTTTCTGATTGTCTTCTTGTTTATTAGGGACTCAACAAGTCACTCATAGAAAACAGCGCAATAACACTAGGGAGGCTTGCATGGGTCTGTCCATAACTTGTATCTCCGCATATGGAGCATTTTCATGCAACCTTGGTGCACTGCTCTGTCAATGTAAGTCATTGAAATTCTGTTGCCCATGACTTAGCTTGCATCCATGATCCCCCTAACAaatatcttttgttttttctttgtgtGCTATAACTTTAACTGACAAAGGTGTAATCACTATATAGAGAATATAGATGATATGGTTATATTTCTTTCTTGAGCTAGGCATTTAGCTTTATTTGTTTGTCTTAAGATCtgatattgaattattgatgcTTTAGAAACTGGTAAATGGTAGCACCTTGGTCCTTTGTTGATATATAGTTTCTTGGTATATAGAGCGCACAACATTTAAAAGAGAGTAAAAGTGTGTCTAAAGAATATCTTTATTTTAGGAATTGGTTTGTTGCAGGATATGGGATGATGTTGAGAGAGAAGACGCTTTTAGAGGCCTATGTGCTATGGTATGTTCCTCCTATTTGCGTGTAGACTGCAAAAGTTAATATTTGAGCCCTCTGTTTGTTTTCAGGTCAAAGCTAATCCTTCTGGAGCTCTGAGTTTTTCAGGGTTTTTGAGTGTGTATAATAAAACTATTTCTTTCTATAGGAAATAAGAAGTGAAGATTTACACAGTGAAGTCTGCCAGGTTTTGCATGGATATAAACAGGTTAGTGTTGTGTATCTGAAAAGAACCCACCCATCTGCTTAGGAATAAATTCATCGAAGCtgcaatttttattttgtcaaaaatGAAGATATAAATTTATAGAGTAGCACTTTTCACCATCTTGGTAGAGTTCTTTGCCATCTTATATGCTATAGATGCTGCGTAACGGAGCATGGGACCAGTGTATGTCTGCTTTGGAGCTTTCGAAATATCAAGTATAATTTACGTCTGCATTGACATTGTCGAGCTATATATTGCTGTCATGAATCATGTTAAGCAGGAGCTTATTCTCAGTACAATTCGTTTGAGGTTTGATGATTATATGCCATTTCGAAGGCCTTGAAGACCTCATTGGATGGTGTTTTCCATGGGAAATGTTTCAACCTTTTGGAAATGCTTGATTCTTTCTTGTCTTTATTGTTAAAAGCCTTAATTAAAAGGCTAGGATTTTTACTAGACCCTTGTGTTCGTCGTCAcagtttttcaaatattttaattagtttgagTGTGCCTTTGTTATACAGTTTTGTACCACCAAAGAGAGGAGGGAGATGGGGGGTTATTATGTGATCTGGCTACAGTAGTTTTCAACGTCTTTAGTTATTACATTGCACTAAAAAAGTTTACTAATCCACGTCAGCTTTTCGGTGGCGTCAAGTGGATGAAATGTACCTGAAAAATAATTATGGGTCTTAGAATGCAATTTCAAGACAAAAATacgtaattattaattttagagaCTACTTTGAGTCTCAAATATAATTTCAGGAAccactttaaaatttaactcaTTTCAGAGTATAATGTAGTTTATCTAATTTATAATTAGAATTGCCAACTCATCACTTTTTCATTAATAGTACACAATTTTTTATATCATCTCCTTAAATTCATATacattttacttaatttaataGAAATACAAATTTTAGTAATATATTAAATTCTTTCTAAATTTAATGATGTACTTCAACaatttatataactttttaaatattaatacttttCGTAATATATCTTACATATAAGTAACTATAcagataaacaaataaatagtcCATCACTTTAAAGAGTAGTTACAACGGTCAAACACTACTACTACTTGCGCGGGCTTCTGCTAGTCCTCATTTAATAGTTCAAAGGAAAAAACTTTTGATTGGaagaaaaaagttataaaaggaATTAAAATTTTGCTTTATTGGTTCTGTTGATACCAAGAATAAATGTATTGACATATCAGTGTGATGTCAGGAGAAATCGATATTAACTATCTGACTTGATTCAATCAATAATCTTTAGAGGTAGCGAcggatccaaaaaattttagtaacggagcaaaatttatataacattaattattgttataattatattttgttactgtaaaatatgattagatttcaaatatctaatatataaattacaatactaaaatagtaatttaaataataatatataatttaaaattctattgttttaggttttctattttaaaaaattaaataatttttctcttaacactatcatcaaaatttttctccttttatatatattactaaataattatatagaaaTCCACTTCCCAACACAATTAGAAGTCGACTCTTATTGATATTTATAGTTAAAaaagttctttcaattaatACAGTTGCTATGTAAAAATTAAagctaatttaaaaagaaaataaataatattcttttgagttgatttttaaaaaggaaCAATACTAATTTCGTTTAAATTTGAGAATTAATCATTCTAACGaatttctaatataaaatttttaaattgacgaTTAAGTACCAAAAgttgagtaaaaaattattgtggggTCAAGTTTAATAATCTAACGggggcaaataaatattattatcatatattaCTTAACAAAATTTCAAATCGTAGTGGGGCGTCTGCCCCCACACCATTGTACATAGAACCGTCCCTGTTTAGAGGGCTCAATTGTatgttaatataatttttttccacGCTAGATAAATAGAAATATGTAGATGACCTATGGATATGGGAACTATATTTACAACTTAACCAAGCAAATGATAGAATAGCATGAAATATGTCCAAATATGTCAAAAATGCATGAAGTTTCACTTTTCGGCAGTGgcatatggaaaagaaaaattacttcAACCGGTTATATCACCATTTAAACTTTGGGAAATATGGTATGGATGTAAAATCTGATAAAAAAACTCGTcttgtcattttttatttttgatattgaaaagAAGATGATGTTTTACAATATTATTGGAGAATAATGTGTTTAACCAGTGAAGAACACAAATTAGACTGTTAAATTTATCACTTAAAAcataattttcatatttgtgtattttaaaatttttaaaatttttaatgtacaAATCTGACCTCAATACTTCACTCAAATTTAACTCtcagattttattatttttctctcttcagattttattatttttctctcttcttaacAAATTTGACACTCAAATTTctctaaaaatttaaagtagCTAAATCGGAGCTTCCAATttactttttctaatttttaaaaaaattatattgatagaaaatacacccaCCATTTCATAATGCTGCATAACACATCAATGGCCTCagttaccaaaaaaaaatgtattttaacACTATATGGTAAATCAAATCAGAAAAGTGGATATTTTGACACATTGGTATGAATAAATCTTGTATTTATGGGATCTCACTGAGCGAGTTACTAACTTACTACTGCCCCTAAGAGATAATAATGCCAAGATTTTCTTTTGGGATAAAATACATGTGCCAAACAAATTAAttgaagataaataaataaatggtgAGTTCTATGGGAGCAATGTTAAGGGGTTGACAATTTTTGTGATTGATAGCCATCAAATAGTcatcaatgataatttaatGGTGTGAAATTGATGTAAGATTTCATCTAATGACTCACCTttttctgctggttacatgctgaccaaaattcaaaattcaataaaattactgACCCTTAGATTTTTCTAATTCTATGGTGCCTTTGTTATGGTTCTTAAATtgtctaacttttttttaaaataaaaaataaaatgtttaaaataaaaattaaattatgtaaaatttattaaaatattatttatttatcttttttaataactTAAGTATAAAATGATAAGTACCATAACATTaacctaaataaataaatacagaaTGCTAAAATGATAACAACCAACACGGAATAACaagaaatattaatatattaatattaatgcCAAATAGGGCCCTCAAATTTGAATTCATAGATTGGGTAGGATTCAGGCTAGCTGTGACTGCAAGGCAGGCCATGTAAATGTTTGAGTCGAGCTCGAATGGACACAAATCAGGCTCTGGAAGTTCCAATAAATTAGGAAATCGAATCTCACAAAAATATGTTGTCTGTGtttatatacaataaaacaACAATCTGATAGGTACTGCCGTACTGGCACTACATATGTACAATTTTCCAAACAGCATACCAGCAAACTATTCATTAGTACTTTCCTGATTCTCGCCCAAGAATCTAGCCACAATGGTTTCAACATCCTCCAATGCAACCCCAACGAAAAGAGGGTTAGCTGGAACCTTAACTGAATCATTGAGCCCCTCAGCTATTTTATCCGCAGTAGAGTTCTGTATCCTCACATTAGGTGCACTCTTGCACTTCCCCATGCACTTGCATCcaacaacagcagcagcagcaccAACCACTCTCTCAAATTCTTGCAACAATACAATAGATCCTGATTTCTTGCACTTGTTTCCCATGCATACCTcaatcctcttctgaggaaTAGATTCAGTGATAATAACCGCAGTACTCTCATTCTTAAGGCTACCATTAGTGCTTCCAACTGATATGTCATTGTTTCTAGAGAATAATTCCATGGCCTTATGATGATGGTCATTAGCACTAACATCCTCAGGCAACAAGGGAGGTGTATATATCATGGTTTCTGCCTTTGGTGGAGAATCTGCGACCGCAACACCAACCTTAATGTTCTTCTTCATGTCAACCACCTCATTGTTACATTCACTCTCACTTGATTCAGATTCAGATGATGACGATGACGATGACGATGACGATGACGATGACGATGAGCAATCAGGGTTGGTGTTCATCTTAGAGGCTTTGAGTTTTGCCTCCTTCTCttgcttcctttttctcttcaattCCTTTTCCTCTGCCCTTACTTGCTCTAGCTGCTTCATCAAAACCTCAGCAGCATCCTGTGTAAAAACAgaacaataattaaatttacCATTGAGTAAAAACTTGAGACTCTGTTAATCACTTAAAGGCCAACAACAATAACATGCACTTATCACTTAAATTCACCAAATAATCAATGGAATCGCATGTTCAAATGCATTGTTCTAAACCtgttaaatttgatttcaacCCTATGAAGTAAATTTCAGTCCAAACATAAAGCAACAAgatgtaaaaataattaagttacCGAAGTTAGGTTTCCTTGAAGATCATCGAAAAGGACACGTTTCTTCAGcatcttgagcttcttcttggTGCTCAACACAGCGGttcccttctccttctccttcttcttcttctcgtccCCGTAATACCGCACATGCCCTGAATCACTGAACCCGCAGCAACAACGCACCGCCTTTTTTCTCAGCCTCACCGGCACCGTAAcgcaaccaccaccaccaccacgaCGGGAATTCACGTGCATGGAAAAGGAAGGGCACGTGATATTCCTTAGAACGGTGCCGGAAACCTCCATCGTTGACGGTGAGAATTAATTAGGAATCGAATtctccttttctctcttctGTGGTTTTGACTGGTTTCGTtcctttttgtttgaaggtgcTGTGAAGAAATTGATTTCTCTATTTGTGATGTCGTGGCGATTCATCATTCGCTTTTGACTGGGTTCGTTCCTTTTCATCATTcactcttttagattttattttacttttaatttgttattagtactattttaaatttactaaGAATTTTAGGATAAGTAATCCTTAAAATGGATAACGTTCAGGTGATAAGATATAGTATTAttcttatataaaaaattaaccataTTACATATCCACAAAAAAACTTAATtactaatatataaaaaaattatctaacttTTCGTTCAAAACATTATTATTGCAAAtagttttaattattaatctaattattttagtaactaattattaaattaagaaaatatgtaaattaatatataccaataaataagaattaatttaGTAACAAATTTATAGTAgattatatttagtattttttataaaaagaaattatagattattattatcttttttcttttgtttttcactttataCAGAGCATGCTTAGTAAACGCTTCAAAATGTTCTTTACAAGCACTACATATTGAACATCACTGCTATAAACTAAGTAAACATTTTCCCTcgtaattatttattgttattgcagCAATAAACACAAGTACATACACCAAACAAATTCACGGTTGAAATTTAATAACACTGAACTATTAATATCCTATTCCTAGATTGTGACATGTTGATCTTGGAAGCTGCTAGTTTGTAACCATTTTGATAGCATATTGCCATTCCCTCTTCATAAAGGTCAACCTCATCTCATGCATGATTGTGATGTGAATATGTGGTGTTTCTCCATTTTTGTTATCTCTTCTGTTTTGGGACCATTGGAGGGAGAATAATAGTAATGAATGTTAGTATTCCAGCTTTTGGTGGTGACAACCAAGAGTCCAAAAGAGCATAGTAGAAGAAAATCAATGGCTTTTCATGATGATTGCCATTGGTATGCCAGCCAAAAGTTCTCGAGATCCTGCTGCAAGGTGTCCCGGTACGCGTTGCCTTATCTCTTCGAAAGCGTGCAGTGTTTCCGAGTCTAGGCCTCCAGCAAACTACAACAATCAAGATGTCAAAAAATTTGGTTCGACAGTGCATAGACTCTATTTCGTGACCTAAACTTGTAAGTTTGTAAAAGTATGAGTTAACTCGAGAGTTTGATACCCGTGCAGATGTCAAATGTTACCTGATAAGCTCTGTATGCAAAATGAACCCTGAAGCAGAAGAGAATCTTGGCTAGATTCTCTGTCTGTGTTCCAGTTGGATTCGAGCTCCATTGTCACTCTTTTCATGTACATCTTGGCTAGAGTCATGGAAGCCTGCTTTATCTGCATGGATTGTGAATACACTTTACTATTACTAATCTACAAAGTTAACAATTGAAGGAACAATATCTTTTTTCCAAGAGAAGAAATGATATAGCTCTAGATAAAGGAAAATACATGTCATTTGAGAATTGAAACTTGTGAATATAATGTGTAAAAGCAAACAGATCAGTGAATCAACTACTAGATCCAGTTCTATGTTGATAAATTTCGGATAATCACTAACTATAATTATCCCCCTACTACCAGAGTAAAGATAACCGTAAAGCAAACCATTTACCATATTTCAATCTTTGTTCTCACTTCAGagtaaaaatatgttaaaaagaAATTTACCTTGCTCATTATCCCCGAATTAAGCATCCAAGCGGTTGGAATGTGTACGCTTGGTACGAACGCATGACAGAATTTTGCAGCTTGATTAGCCTCCGTATGTTCAGTTCAGACCTATCACAATGAGGCATAAGAAGAATATTAAATCGGAATACTATTATTTTGACATAAAGCTTACTTGTCTAAGAGGCTGGCCATTTTTTTCAAGGCAGCTCCAAATGGAATGTCGGGGTCATCCTTGTAGGAGGAAATCTCCTGTTCTAAAAGGTTAAGCTCTCGATACTCAACTGCAGCCTCTCGCATCGCATCGGCTTTCTTCTCAGGCCAATTGAAACGTTTCAAGATAGCGCGCTCATCCCCTTGTAGAATACATAAGACAAAGGCAGTGAAAGAAGCAAAGTAGAAAAATTCTATCCATTTTCAAGTATTACAATCCTTGATTTCCAAGTCAGAAATCACAAGACACTAAACTGTTGCACCAAGGCTCACCCTCTCAGAAATTCTCAGGAAATCTATTAAAACAATGGttttatagtaattttaatAACTCTAAAATGATTAATGAAGTAACATATAGAGAGCCATTGGCCCACCAAATCAATAATTTTCTGAGAAATGTACCAATGAGGATAGTTCACCATCAAGCCCATCAACAAACTTTAAGACTTCTTCAATGTCC
This sequence is a window from Arachis duranensis cultivar V14167 chromosome 2, aradu.V14167.gnm2.J7QH, whole genome shotgun sequence. Protein-coding genes within it:
- the LOC107473479 gene encoding diacylglycerol O-acyltransferase 3-like, which produces MEVSGTVLRNITCPSFSMHVNSRRGGGGGCVTVPVRLRKKAVRCCCGFSDSGHVRYYGDEKKKKEKEKGTAVLSTKKKLKMLKKRVLFDDLQGNLTSDAAEVLMKQLEQVRAEEKELKRKRKQEKEAKLKASKMNTNPDCSSSSSSSSSSSSSSSESESSESECNNEVVDMKKNIKVGVAVADSPPKAETMIYTPPLLPEDVSANDHHHKAMELFSRNNDISVGSTNGSLKNESTAVIITESIPQKRIEVCMGNKCKKSGSIVLLQEFERVVGAAAAVVGCKCMGKCKSAPNVRIQNSTADKIAEGLNDSVKVPANPLFVGVALEDVETIVARFLGENQESTNE